A single window of Archangium gephyra DNA harbors:
- a CDS encoding DUF4388 domain-containing protein yields the protein MALHGDFSSFPLPELLQWLDSSRKTGTLQLLTWEGGERKMFLLSGQVLSVAHEGLWGRVARVLSLAKLADGAAVLATFNSIPPGTEDVEPFFREHKVEMKLVRELVREELLGSMVDQTRGGHGAFHWTEDLDRTGEEWGPCEMSLRELLFESLRWLDEQPDVDRVLPGDALTVRSLVQPSPRQPLLHRILLTMCAGGQNLGRLRLSLGLSRSSITRRVFELLRAKQVVVEGAPEVVVDPVSDMLEKGAVLIREGQYDAAGLVCSNLLSSDPADRRVREFARMVQSEHVAALYAELPPLMVPEVRPDPEAQSLLKQEERQVAGLINGSWDVSTLVLASPARELDTLKTLAKLKRMGLLQLR from the coding sequence ATGGCTCTCCACGGCGACTTCTCCAGTTTTCCCCTTCCCGAACTGCTCCAGTGGTTGGACAGCTCCCGCAAGACGGGCACGCTCCAGCTCCTCACCTGGGAGGGCGGCGAGCGCAAAATGTTCCTGCTCTCCGGGCAGGTGCTCTCCGTGGCCCACGAGGGGCTGTGGGGGCGCGTGGCCCGGGTGCTGTCCCTGGCGAAGCTGGCGGATGGCGCGGCGGTGCTGGCGACCTTCAACTCGATTCCGCCGGGCACGGAGGACGTGGAACCGTTCTTCCGCGAGCACAAGGTGGAGATGAAGCTGGTGCGCGAGCTGGTGCGCGAGGAGCTGCTCGGCTCCATGGTGGACCAGACGCGCGGCGGCCACGGCGCCTTCCACTGGACGGAGGACCTGGACCGCACGGGCGAGGAGTGGGGCCCCTGCGAGATGAGTCTCCGGGAGCTGCTCTTCGAGTCGCTGCGCTGGTTGGATGAGCAGCCGGATGTGGACCGGGTGCTGCCGGGAGACGCGCTGACGGTGCGCTCGCTCGTGCAGCCGAGCCCGCGCCAGCCGTTGCTGCACCGCATCCTGCTGACCATGTGCGCGGGCGGGCAGAACCTGGGGCGGCTGCGGCTGTCGCTGGGCCTGTCGCGCTCGTCCATCACGCGCCGGGTGTTCGAGCTGCTGCGGGCCAAGCAGGTGGTGGTGGAGGGCGCACCGGAGGTGGTGGTGGATCCGGTGAGCGACATGCTGGAGAAGGGCGCGGTGCTCATCCGCGAGGGCCAGTACGACGCGGCGGGGCTGGTGTGCTCCAACCTGCTGTCGAGCGACCCGGCGGACCGGCGGGTGCGCGAGTTCGCGCGCATGGTGCAGAGCGAGCACGTGGCCGCGCTCTACGCGGAGCTGCCGCCGCTGATGGTGCCGGAGGTGCGGCCGGATCCGGAGGCGCAGTCGCTGCTCAAGCAGGAGGAGCGGCAGGTGGCGGGGCTCATCAACGGCTCCTGGGACGTGTCGACGCTGGTGCTGGCCAGCCCCGCGCGCGAGCTGGACACGCTCAAGACGCTGGCCAAGCTGAAGCGGATGGGCCTGCTGCAGCTGCGCTGA
- a CDS encoding metalloenzyme encodes MRVAVLFIDGVGIGRNEPEANPLAGRDYLLSHFQDEAPRALPEGGQCYPVDPTFGVAGRPQSASNQTAILTGQPAPVLIGRHVLGYPDAPLRELLARHSIVKRLVAAGRSATFANSYPVAYLDALKLTRRPSTSPPEFTLPPAALRRLKASASTLAFAAADIPLRTLEDARAGQGLTHDITGERARARSLSAPQRTPAEAAAVFWQVAQEADFTFFEHYLADEAGHAQDFAAAREALDTFDAFTRAVIATRPPDARVLVCSDHGNVEDLTTRSHTLNAVPVLYFGPPAPGLETLATVADVGRTVLHWLDVE; translated from the coding sequence ATGCGCGTCGCGGTCCTCTTCATCGATGGGGTTGGCATCGGACGAAACGAACCGGAGGCGAATCCACTCGCCGGCCGCGACTATCTCCTGTCCCACTTCCAGGATGAAGCCCCCCGCGCGCTTCCCGAGGGGGGTCAATGTTACCCGGTGGACCCCACCTTCGGCGTGGCCGGACGGCCACAGTCCGCCTCCAACCAGACGGCCATCCTCACCGGCCAGCCCGCCCCCGTCCTCATCGGCCGGCACGTGCTGGGCTACCCGGACGCCCCCCTGCGGGAGCTGCTGGCGCGCCACTCCATCGTCAAGCGCCTGGTGGCCGCGGGCCGCAGCGCCACCTTCGCCAACAGCTACCCGGTGGCCTACCTGGACGCGCTGAAGCTCACCCGGCGCCCCTCCACCAGCCCCCCCGAGTTCACCCTCCCCCCGGCCGCCCTGCGGCGCCTGAAGGCCTCCGCCAGCACGCTGGCCTTCGCCGCCGCGGACATCCCCCTGCGCACCCTGGAGGACGCCCGGGCCGGCCAGGGCCTCACCCATGACATCACCGGCGAGCGGGCCCGGGCCCGGAGCCTGTCCGCCCCCCAGCGCACCCCGGCCGAGGCCGCCGCCGTCTTCTGGCAGGTGGCCCAGGAGGCGGACTTCACCTTCTTCGAGCACTACCTGGCCGACGAGGCCGGTCACGCCCAGGACTTCGCCGCCGCCCGCGAGGCCCTGGACACCTTCGATGCCTTCACCCGGGCCGTCATCGCCACCCGCCCCCCCGACGCCCGGGTGCTGGTGTGCAGCGACCATGGAAACGTGGAGGATCTGACTACACGTTCCCACACCCTCAACGCCGTGCCCGTGCTCTACTTCGGCCCGCCAGCTCCCGGACTGGAGACCCTGGCCACCGTGGCGGATGTGGGCCGCACGGTGCTGCACTGGCTGGACGTGGAATGA
- a CDS encoding GbsR/MarR family transcriptional regulator, with amino-acid sequence MNTSRLPAGRPSAGGRTLPQVMDSLGRFFHQLGMPPIAGRMLAWLAVSESGCDSLDAMAGALKASKASVSSMARLLAERGLVERVPVLERRDCYRLRTDAWENVLRTRLAALASAKGLADEGLWLLGEGEHPARPRLESLREFSEACATLERDLSSVLERLRRPGTRARRTSPLPR; translated from the coding sequence ATGAACACGAGCCGTCTCCCGGCCGGGCGCCCCTCCGCGGGCGGGCGCACCCTGCCCCAGGTGATGGATTCCCTGGGGAGATTCTTCCACCAGCTCGGCATGCCGCCCATCGCCGGGAGGATGTTGGCGTGGCTGGCGGTGTCGGAGTCCGGGTGTGACTCGCTGGACGCGATGGCCGGAGCGCTGAAGGCCAGCAAGGCCTCGGTGAGCAGCATGGCGCGGCTGCTCGCGGAGCGCGGCCTCGTGGAGCGGGTGCCCGTGCTGGAGCGGCGGGATTGTTACCGGCTCCGGACGGACGCCTGGGAGAATGTCCTGCGCACCCGCCTGGCCGCCCTCGCCAGCGCGAAGGGACTGGCCGACGAGGGCCTCTGGCTGCTCGGTGAGGGAGAGCACCCCGCCCGCCCGCGCCTCGAGTCCCTGCGGGAGTTCAGTGAAGCGTGCGCCACCCTCGAGCGCGACCTGTCCTCGGTCCTCGAGCGCCTGCGCAGACCCGGCACCCGGGCCCGCCGCACCTCCCCGCTCCCCCGGTGA
- a CDS encoding carboxypeptidase regulatory-like domain-containing protein, producing the protein MKLRTLGLTVLGAVGLSALTACKKDEAAPAPAAAQAPAAPTIKAAPLPADTPLPQEPQEEAAQAPQGGGTVRGIVTFKGKAPAPNPIIPGTDPNCDGMDLVDQPVLVTDGKLANVLVRVQGNVPGQPTTPPSTMVVVDQNRCMYKPRVQGAVINQPLVLMNSDSTLHNVRGVSGGKQLFNVTQPPLKTKEAQPPKEADVIRLKCDIHPWMTAFVVMSPHPYFATTAEDGAFSIQGLPPGTYTLEAWHETLGTKTAQVTVQEGQEATASFEFVAAK; encoded by the coding sequence ATGAAGCTGCGTACGCTGGGCCTGACGGTACTCGGTGCGGTGGGACTCTCCGCCCTGACGGCCTGCAAGAAGGACGAGGCCGCTCCCGCCCCCGCCGCCGCCCAGGCTCCGGCCGCCCCCACCATCAAGGCCGCGCCCCTGCCCGCCGATACCCCCCTGCCCCAGGAGCCCCAGGAAGAGGCCGCCCAGGCCCCCCAGGGCGGCGGGACCGTGCGCGGGATTGTCACCTTCAAGGGCAAGGCCCCCGCGCCCAACCCCATCATCCCGGGGACGGATCCCAACTGCGACGGCATGGACCTGGTGGATCAGCCCGTGCTCGTGACGGACGGCAAGCTGGCCAATGTGCTGGTGCGCGTGCAGGGCAACGTGCCCGGCCAGCCCACGACTCCGCCGAGCACCATGGTCGTGGTGGACCAGAACCGGTGCATGTACAAACCGCGCGTCCAGGGCGCCGTCATCAACCAGCCGCTGGTGCTGATGAACAGCGACAGCACGCTGCACAACGTGCGGGGCGTGTCCGGGGGCAAGCAGCTCTTCAACGTGACGCAGCCGCCCCTGAAGACGAAGGAGGCCCAGCCTCCCAAGGAAGCGGACGTCATCCGCCTCAAGTGCGACATCCACCCGTGGATGACCGCGTTCGTGGTGATGAGCCCCCACCCGTACTTCGCCACCACCGCCGAGGACGGCGCCTTCTCCATCCAGGGCCTGCCGCCGGGGACGTACACGCTCGAGGCGTGGCACGAGACGCTCGGTACGAAGACGGCCCAGGTGACGGTGCAGGAGGGCCAGGAGGCCACGGCCTCCTTCGAGTTCGTGGCCGCGAAGTAG